From one Lotus japonicus ecotype B-129 chromosome 3, LjGifu_v1.2 genomic stretch:
- the LOC130748045 gene encoding uncharacterized protein LOC130748045 has translation MLIRDTHVILSSMSSSIQNSAMGSSIQCLLLFLLISVSASALNIPRLGTFHRTKESQTMSSSYEPEDLKTFYYTQTLDHFNYMPESYTTFQQRYMVDFKYWGGANSSSPIFALLGAESRLEDDIYSVGFLRDKAPHFNALIVYIQHRYYGKSIPFGSWEEAMRNASTRGYFNSAQALADYAAVLLHIKKSLSAQNSPIIVIGGSYGGMLASWFRLKYPHIALGALASSAPILYFDDITPQAGYYSIVTKDFKETSESCYQTIRKSWSEIDRVAKKPNGLSILSNRFKTCSKLKKASVLKDYLEFLYTYSAQYNVPNYPVNRICEAIDAAAAKNAAILDQIFQGVDVLRNQSCHDMYESNHQTQTNLNWRWQTCSEMVMPIGHDRSGSMFPPAPFNMKSFVNECWSLYDVLPRPHWITTYYGGHDLRLILRRFGSNIIFSNGLKDPYSSGGVLESISDSVIALSTVNGSHCLDIMSENPSDPEWLVMQRNAEVKIIKEWITGYQA, from the exons ATGCTTATAAGAGATACACATGTGATCCTCAGTTCAATGTCTTCCTCTATTCAAAACTCAGCCATGGGATCCTCCATTCAATGtcttcttctgtttcttcttaTCTCAGTTTCTGCCTCTGCGTTGAACATTCCTAGGTTAGGAACTTTCCATAGAACCAAAGAATCACAAACCATGTCTTCCTCTTACGAACCTGAAGACCTCAAAACTTTCTACTACACCCAAACACTTGATCACTTCAACTACATGCCTGAAAGCTACACCACTTTCCAACAAAGATATATGGTGGATTTCAAGTATTGGGGTGGAGCTAATTCAAGTTCACCAATATTTGCATTGCTTGGTGCTGAGTCACGGTTAGAAGATGATATATACTCTGTTGGGTTTCTCAGGGATAAAGCTCCTCACTTCAATGCCCTTATTGTTTATAT ACAACATAGATACTATGGAAAATCAATACCATTTGGTTCATGGGAAGAAGCTATGAGAAATGCTAGTACTCGGGGCTACTTTAACTCAGCCCAAGCACTAGCGGACTATGCTGCTGTGCTTTTACACATCAAGAAAAGTTTGTCTGCTCAGAATTCTCCCATAATCGTTATTGGAGGCTCTTATGGCGGAA TGCTTGCATCATGGTTCCGCCTAAAGTATCCCCATATTGCTCTTGGTGCTCTTGCTTCATCAGCACCCATTCTTTACTTCGATGATATCACCCCACAAGCTGGATACTATTCTATCGTAACCAAGGACTTCAAA GAAACTAGTGAGAGCTGTTACCAAACTATTCGTAAATCATGGTCTGAAATTGACAGAGTTGCTAAGAAGCCTAATGGTCTTTCAATTCTCAGCAACAGATTCAAAACTTGCAG CAAATTGAAGAAAGCTTCTGTGCTCAAAGACTACTTAGAGTTCTTATATACTTATTCAGCTCAGTACAATGTGCCTAATTACCCCGTGAATAGGATATGTGAAGCTATTGATGCAGCAGCAGCTAAGAACGCAGCCATTCTGGACCAAATATTTCAAGGTGTTGATGTCTTGAGAAACCAGTCATGCCATGACATGTATGAAAGCAATCATCAAACCCAAACTAACCTGAACTGGAGATGGCAG ACATGCAGCGAGATGGTTATGCCAATTGGTCATGATAGGAGCGGCTCAATGTTTCCACCAGCACCCTTCAATATGAAGAGCTTTGTGAATGAGTGTTGGAGCTTATATGATGTCCTTCCACGGCCTCATTGGATTACCACATATTATGGGGGTCAT GATTTGAGACTGATTCTCCGTAGGTTTGGAAGTAATATCATCTTCTCCAATGGATTGAAAGATCCCTACAGCTCTGGCGG GGTGTTGGAGAGTATATCAGACAGTGTCATTGCCCTTTCCACTGTAAATG GGTCTCATTGCTTGGACATAATGTCAGAAAACCCAAGTGATCCTGAATGGTTGGTGATGCAAAGAAATGCTGAGGTCAAGATAATCAAAGAGTGGATCACCGGGTACCAAGCTTGA
- the LOC130748044 gene encoding uncharacterized protein LOC130748044 isoform X1 has product MVGLKQLIRRRFSLRDSIAASLPTTQHEKLRHSLPSHHLARLTPKRFLDLHQLGNRAAIEKERARLTDEMNRGYFADMAEFKQHGGKIAEANKVIIPAMEAVKFPDFEVCYSDGKTMKLPFRLCDNVVGSDKSSVPKATLVCLSFRASSQEMINSWSRPYAEAFSKSKDVHLYQVSFIDSWLLCRGPVKRFLLWTMKKPNHNESNDTLQRQTVYSFGDHYYFRKELKILNLLTGYIFLLDNFGRGRWKGSGLATEDELSSLFSSTSLLLDE; this is encoded by the exons ATGGTAGGTTTGAAGCAACTGATACGACGACGTTTCAGTCTCAGAGATTCCATCGCAGCTTCACTACCCACCACGCAACACGAGAAGCTCCGTCACTCACTTCCTTCCCACCATTTGGCTCGCCTCACCCCCAAACGCTTCCTCGATTTGCACCAG CTTGGAAATAGGGCAGCGATTGAAAAGGAACGTGCTCGGCT TACAGATGAAATGAATAGGGGATACTTTGCTGATATGGCTGAATTCAAGCAGCATGGTGGTAAG ATTGCTGAAGCTAATAAAGTGATAATACCCGCAATGGAAGCTGTGAAGTTTCCGGATTTCGAAGTCTGCTACTCGGATGGTAAAACAATGAAGCTTCCTTTCCGTCTTTGTGATAATGTAGTTGGCTCTGATAAATCTTCTGTCCCCAAGGCAACTTTGGTTTGTCTTTCATTTCGAGCAAGCTCCCAG GAAATGATCAACTCTTGGAGCAGGCCTTATGCTGAAGCATTTAGCAAATCCAAAGATGTCCATTTATATCAG GTATCATTTATAGATTCATGGCTTTTATGTCGGGGTCCTGTAAAGCGTTTCCTTCTCTGGACAATGAAGAAACCTAATCACAATGAAAGCAATGATACACTTCAGAGGCAGACTGTGTATTCATTTGGTGACCACTATTATTTCAGAAAAGAACTAAAGATACTGAATCTCCTCACAGG GTATATCTTCCTACTAGATAATTTTGGTAGAGGAAGATGGAAGGGGTCTGGATTGGCAACAGAAGATGAGCTGTCTTCCCTTTTTTCTAGCACATCACTGCTTCTAGATGAGTAA
- the LOC130748044 gene encoding uncharacterized protein LOC130748044 isoform X2 yields MNRGYFADMAEFKQHGGKIAEANKVIIPAMEAVKFPDFEVCYSDGKTMKLPFRLCDNVVGSDKSSVPKATLVCLSFRASSQEMINSWSRPYAEAFSKSKDVHLYQVSFIDSWLLCRGPVKRFLLWTMKKPNHNESNDTLQRQTVYSFGDHYYFRKELKILNLLTGYIFLLDNFGRGRWKGSGLATEDELSSLFSSTSLLLDE; encoded by the exons ATGAATAGGGGATACTTTGCTGATATGGCTGAATTCAAGCAGCATGGTGGTAAG ATTGCTGAAGCTAATAAAGTGATAATACCCGCAATGGAAGCTGTGAAGTTTCCGGATTTCGAAGTCTGCTACTCGGATGGTAAAACAATGAAGCTTCCTTTCCGTCTTTGTGATAATGTAGTTGGCTCTGATAAATCTTCTGTCCCCAAGGCAACTTTGGTTTGTCTTTCATTTCGAGCAAGCTCCCAG GAAATGATCAACTCTTGGAGCAGGCCTTATGCTGAAGCATTTAGCAAATCCAAAGATGTCCATTTATATCAG GTATCATTTATAGATTCATGGCTTTTATGTCGGGGTCCTGTAAAGCGTTTCCTTCTCTGGACAATGAAGAAACCTAATCACAATGAAAGCAATGATACACTTCAGAGGCAGACTGTGTATTCATTTGGTGACCACTATTATTTCAGAAAAGAACTAAAGATACTGAATCTCCTCACAGG GTATATCTTCCTACTAGATAATTTTGGTAGAGGAAGATGGAAGGGGTCTGGATTGGCAACAGAAGATGAGCTGTCTTCCCTTTTTTCTAGCACATCACTGCTTCTAGATGAGTAA
- the LOC130748043 gene encoding aspartic proteinase 36 — MVVAVTFLVSVALSLLAAAVVSGSPATLTLERAFPTNHGVELSHLRARDMFRHRRMLSESSNGVVDFSVQGTFDPYQVGLYFTTVQLGTPPVEFNVQIDTGSDVLWVSCSSCNGCPQTTGLKIQLNFFDPGRSSTSSSISCSDKRCKAGIQTSDASCSSQNNQCSYSFQYGDGSGTSGYYVSDMLHLDTISEGSVTSNSSAPVVFGCSNQQSGDLTKSDRAVDGIFGFGQQEMSVISQLSSQGIAPRVFSHCLKGDSSGGGILVLGEIVEPNIVYTPLVPLQPHYNLNLQSISVNGQTLQIDSSVFTTSNNRGTIVDSGTTLAYLAEEAYDPFVNAITAAIPQSIRAVSSKGNQCYLTTARVTDIFPQVSLNFAGGASMVLGPQDYLIQQNFNGGGAVWCIGIQKIQGQGITILGDLVLKDKIIVYDLAGQRIGWANYDCSSTVNVSATTGTGTSEFVNAGSGETGGSTSLRDGLRLTNTGFLAFFLHITLICSLVIL; from the exons atggttGTGGCGGTTACTTTTCTTGTCTCCGTCGCTTTATCACTGTTGGCAGCGGCGGTTGTTTCTGGATCTCCGGCGACTCTCACATTGGAAAGAGCGTTTCCGACGAATCATGGAGTTGAGCTGAGTCATCTTCGTGCTCGGGACATGTTCCGGCATCGTAGAATGCTGTCGGAATCTTCAAACGGTGTCGTTGATTTCTCCGTTCAAGGCACCTTCGATCCCTACCAAGTTGG GCTCTATTTTACGACAGTGCAGTTAGGTACTCCTCCAGTGGAATTTAATGTGCAGATTGACACTGGTAGTGATGTTCTCTGGGTCAGTTGCAGCTCCTGCAATGGTTGTCCTCAGACAACTGGGCTTAAG ATTCAGCTTAATTTTTTTGACCCCGGGCGTtcatcaacatcttcatcaatcTCTTGTTCTGACAAAAGGTGCAAAGCTGGAATCCAGACATCAGATGCCAGCTGTTCCAGTCAGAACAACCAGTGCTCTTACAGTTTCCAGTATGGAGATGGTAGCGGGACATCAGGCTACTACGTGTCGGATATGTTGCATCTCGACACTATTTCCGAGGGATCCGTGACGTCAAATTCATCAGCTCCTGTAGTTTTTGG TTGTAGTAACCAGCAGAGTGGGGACTTGACAAAATCTGACAGAGCGGTCGATGGGATATTTGGATTTGGGCAACAGGAAATGTCTGTCATCTCTCAGCTCTCCTCACAAGGGATTGCTCCAAGAGTATTCTCCCATTGTCTTAAAGGGGATAGTAGTGGTGGCGGCATATTGGTTCTCGGCGAGATTGTGGAGCCAAACATAGTTTATACTCCACTTGTTCCATTACA GCCTCATTACAATTTAAATCTGCAGAGCATCTCTGTCAACGGCCAGACATTGCAAATTGATTCATCAGTTTTCACAACATCAAACAATAGAGGCACCATTGTTGATTCTGGAACAACCTTAGCGTATCTTGCAGAAGAGGCTTATGATCCCTTTGTCAATGCG ATTACAGCTGCAATTCCACAATCCATACGTGCGGTTTCTTCCAAGGGAAATCAGTGTTACTTAACCACTGCCAG AGTCACTGACATTTTTCCTCAAGTAAGTCTGAACTTTGCTGGCGGTGCATCTATGGTTTTAGGACCACAGGACTACCTTATACAACAGAATTTTAAT GGTGGTGGAGCAGTGTGGTGCATTGGCATTCAGAAAATTCAGGGTCAAGGAATAACAATTCTAGGAG ATCTTGTattaaaagataaaattatTGTTTATGATCTGGCTGGTCAACGCATTGGATGGGCTAACTATGACT GTTCTTCGACGGTTAATGTCTCAGCCACAACTGGCACCGGCACAAGCGAGTTTGTGAATGCTGGGAGTGGAGAGACAGGTGGAAGCACTTCTTTACGCGATGGACTTAGATTGACAAATACAGGgttcttggccttcttccttcATATAACACTGATTTGCAGCCTTGTAATTTTGTAG